Genomic DNA from Candidozyma auris chromosome 1, complete sequence:
TGGTGTCGTTTCATTAGTTTTGATTGATGAGCATGAATTCGCAAAGACAAACTGGAATGAAAGGGCCTACTTTAGAATTTTCTCAAGCATGTTGTGCGCATACGCAAATGCTTCTGTTCAAGATAGTCATGCCACTGAACaccttgatgaaaaattcTTTCCATTAATGGGGGAGATCTTTAATAGCCTTCAACCTACTGTATATCCCGGCTTCACATTTGCATGGATTCCTTTGATATCGCACCGCATGTTCCTTCCACAGCTACTCGAGCTTCCCAATAAGTCTGGTTATGCTTCTGCAATCCGTCTATTGACTGCGTTActcaaatttcaaaataTCTATACGAAGGATGAAGTTGCTCATAATGATGTCATCAATGTCATTTATAGAGCGATCGTTCGGATCATAGTCGCGTTATGTCATGATTTCCCTGAGTTCATGGTTGAGAGTCACTATCAAATTGTCAGTGCTATTCCCTCAAACTATATTCAGCTTAGAAACATCATTTTGAGTGCCACACCTTCAAGTATCACCCCAGAAGATCCGCATAGCATCGAGCTTGACATCAATACGACGCCCGGACATGATGTGGTACCATCTCTTTTCTATAGTACGGCAGATGATCTTGTGAAGGTGGGATTAAAGAAACCTTTGGACAATTATCTTAGAATTCCAGCACCAGGTCTTATGCGTACAATTCATGCCGGCACTAAATTGAATCATCCAAAAGTCTCGACCGATTATGGGTTTGATGTTTTGCACTACAATGTTAAGCTCATCAATGCGTTGGTGATTCACGTTGTAACATCTGCTATGGAAGATAGCTCTCCTAAGAACGGGACATTTTTCAATTCACAATCATCACAATCATCTTTGATAGTGGATCTTCTTAATGTCGGCTCTACAGAGTTCCGGTATCATCTTATTTGTGCGGTTGTTAATCAACTTAGATTTCCAAACAGTCACACTGTTTGGTGCATATCACTTCTCACCCATTTATTCTACGGTGCTAATTGGGCATCCGGTGTTGTTCGGCATGAAGTGCAAGAGATTATTCTACGTGTCATACTCGAGAGAATTGTTGTCAAAACAAGGCCGTGGGGTTTGACAGTGGCCACCAAAGAGATTTTATGCCATGATGAGCAGCAAATAAACAAATTGCCATTCATCAAAACAGCGCCACAAGAGGTTCGTGTCACTTTAGACACGTTGCTTCGTGCATTTAAAGGCGTAGTTCGTTGACGTACGAACCATGTTTATGTCATATTTGTATTATAGAGCTTTTAATGCAATGTATAACGGTAAGCTAGGACGCCGTAGTGCGCACAACGAAACAAATACTTTTTGTAGTATGCGAATTGGAGCATTATCGGCTCACAACTTTTCTACTATGTCGAGAGTCAAAAGAATCgccaaagagctcgaagagTGTCGCCAGGATACTCAAAGTGGAGTCaatcttgagcttgtcaatgaaAGTGACTTGACCCACCTCACAGGTTACTTCCAAGGGCCACCCGGAACTCCTTATGAAAAGGGTGTCTTCAAGGTCGACATCGTGATTCCAAACGAATACCCATTCAAACCCCCGGTGATGAAATTTATCACAAAGATTTACCACCCTAACATATCTTCTGTCACAGGCGCCATTTGCTTAGACACTTTGAAGGACGCCTGGACTCCCATCTTGACCTTGAAGTCATCGTTGATCTCTTTGCAATCATTGCTCCAATCACCAGAGCCAAACGATCCGCAGGATGCCGAGGTTGCCAAACActacatcaccaacaagaaggGATTTGAGGAGACAGCAGCTTACTGGACTAAGCTTTACGCCTCGGACGAGAAGAGTGTTGGCAAGACCGAAATCAGCGATGCAGCTTTGTATGGCATTGACGAAGATATTGTGAGTCAGTTTGAAAATATGGGATTTGAAAGATCTACTTCTATTGCCgtgttgagaagaatggGCGTAAAGAGCTTCGATGGTGTGAACAACAGGTCTGAGATGGAGAACAAGATTTTGGAGGAATTATTGAAGGAAACAAACCAGTGAATCTGACAGTGCCCTTGCGTGAACATAAAAAATTAGATCTACATAGCTCATGCCGTCTCTGGAGGAATCGCTAGTATCCGTAGTCATTAAATTTAAATGCCATTCTATGCAACTACAAGTGATCTTGTTTGAGGAGAGCAAGCATCCGAAAGCACTTGATTGGAAATTCGTGAGTTGCACCGACAGATGTACGTTATTGATTACTTGATAGGAAACAAGTGAGCTTAACTGACTCATCATCATATTCGAGAAATATAGTTTTGAATATAAATGTAAACTCGCTACCCTTCACCTTGTACGTCGTCCAGAGACCCACTATAcctcaagcttcttctctgcacTCTGGTGTATACTATTGTGAGGGCATTCGGTGAGGTAGTGAAAAATTCCAAAGAGGTCTATTCTGATTTCCACGTCTGCTACATGTCGCACagttctctttttcttccgtTTTCAACCATCGAGTATATTCAATTACATCTACCTCTGATTGGTATCAATAAAAGATAGGAAGGCTCTTCGCTCAAAGTTTTAAGTCTAATATCTTTCTATCCTAGTTTTATCTGTTTCATATCCCCTGATTCATTTTAGCATCGGCATACAACTTATAGACAAGTACGAGATCATGACTGCTccagaaatcaaaaaggaCGCCATTTCCATCGAAGAAGTCGGCTGGTTGTTCGTGAAGAACTACTACGGCACTTATACTTCAGAGATTCGGAATCTTTACGCATTTTACGACAAGAACGCCTCTTTGTTGCACGACGAGTTTCCAGCTAACGCTGAGTCTGAAGAGCCAGTGGCAAAGAAAGTTCACCGTGCTGCCGGCACTGACTCAATCAAAAAGCACTTCACTGAACAGAGCACCATCattgagaaaaacaagATCGTTATTGAGAGAGCCGACTTTCAAAGCACTGTGGAGAACAGCATCTTGATCGTAGTGTGTGGTTCCTGGAAGCGTGGTGCTTCCAACCTTTGGCAGTTCGTCCAGACTTTCGTATTGAAGCCTGCTGGTGCGAAGACTTTTGATGTGTCTAATGACATGTTGAAGTTCATTGATCTTTCGGAGAATTTTGAGGAACCTCAGTTAGTGGAGCAGAAGGCTGACACTCCTGCTCCAAATGGAAAAGCCGACGAAAAACTTGACGAGGATAAGAAGGTGACCGTTGagctggaagaagaaacggTTGAGGCGgtcaaggaagagccaGAGGCGAAGGAGAAGGACGAAACTGTTGTGGAGAATAAGACCCCCAAGGCAAAGGAAGAAGTCGAGTCAAAATCAGCTGCTGAGGTCATGGAGGACAAGGAGCCTTCAGATGTTAATGGTGCCGCTTCCAAGACATCATCTAAAGATACCCCTGCTactgctcctgctgctccGGCGCCAAAGCCTACTTGGGCGTCTTTAGCTGCCATGCAACCAAAGGTGCCAGTCTCGAAGACCGCCACAGTGCCCTCTCCTGGGGCAGCCAAGAACGTTCCAGCCCCTTCTCCAGTTGTGAAGAAAGCGACTTCCCCAGCTCAAAATGTTCCTGCAAATCAGCAGCCAAATCAGAGCCAACACAActccaagttcaagaaggatgagTGGTATCCAATTTACATCAGGGATGCGGACTGTGACGAAGCAGACTTAAGAGCTGCATTGACCAAAACTTTTGGTGagatgaagttcttcaagaaaaacCAGAGAGTAGTTTTGTGTgacttcaaggagaaggagtaTCAACAGAAGGCTTTGGAAGCCAAGGAGATTGTTGTCAACAATGTCGTGGTTCATTTGGAGCCAAGAACTCACAAGCACAATAATAATAACAACAAtaacaacaacaaaaatttcaaagacaaaaaggctatgaagaagaaataaGCAATGGAAATCAGGGAGAggaacgaagaagaaaaaacaaaagacCTAGCATCTATAGAGATACTCAATCTTCTGAGAGAGTTTAATGCACTTAATATATAACGGCGTGCAAATTGAAACCTTTGTATTTCATCATTAAAAAATATTTACAAGTAATAGTGAATTAATATCCCCTCCTCTTAGCATCCAAAATCTCTGTTAACAAATTGGAGAATCTCAACAGGAAGTTTGATCTCCACCATTGCCTGTGCTTCAAGTCGTGGAGAAGAGCGGGTCTAAGGTGTCtcttttgctgctgtttCATTTGAGGTATCTTTTCGACACGTACCAATTTCGTCAACTGACTCAAAGCAGCGGAAACGTTACCATACTTGACATCGACGGTACGTCCTGCCGCTACACCCGTAACGTTTAATTCCTTTGCAACATCTCTTGGATGTTTCACCGTGTTGCCAAATGCATACTTGTCGTAGTTCAGACCAAACATCTGACCTTGCTGTAAATCTGGCGAGTTTGCTATCAACTCGTCTATATCAAAAACAGTGCTGGCATTCTTCTTAGCTGGAGCTTCGTTTTTTGGCTCCTTGAGCTCGTCGAATATGTCCATACGACGGCTCAGAGAATGAACATTTCTTCGACTTAAACTCACTTCAGTGAGTCTTTGAGAACGTAGTCTCCTGATGAGTTGAGTTTGGCGCATGATTCTGTCGATCTTGTTGCAGAAACCACGGAGAAGGAAATTCACCCAGAAGAAAGCGATGGTCGTGTACAAGTCATATTTGGTGCACTacaattttgcaatcaCATTGGCAGCGAATGAAATGGAAAGTCAACCCGCAAGAACGAAAGTCAAACATCTATTTATGCTGGTATATTTCAACTGCTGTTTCGCTTGATCGCTCTAGTTCAGAAATCTTCGGAGGTTGTGCAAAGAATTGGTATGATTTTAATATTGGGCAGGTGTCGGGTCAAAGGCGACATCTTATTAGACATTAAATAAAATATCGAGAAGTGGTCCTAAAACTGACAATTTAGTGGGAAGGTTTAAAAGAACAATTTCATTGCAGTGGTATGCAAATATTTTAAACCCAACTCCTTTATGTGATAGGGACCCTCACTGCAGGAAGGCTCGTCTATAGTGTAGCATACCTACTTGGCAACTAATTGCTAACACTAtagactttttttttttttattcgTTCTTACTTAGAGGGAATATTTCGACGAGGATAGAGATTCACTTTACTTCGATTCTTTGTTTACTGACTCAACTTAACGCATAACCGGAAGAGTTCTTCAGGGCTTGATGTCAATTGTGTCAAATCAGCTATTCGACACGCATAAGGTGCTGGTGTTCAAGATTCCGCCAGGTGAAGTGACCCTTCCGAGATGGGATACAAAGGAGCAAAATGTCGTTTGGAAAGGCAATCT
This window encodes:
- a CDS encoding E2 ubiquitin-conjugating protein UBC1, coding for MSRVKRIAKELEECRQDTQSGVNLELVNESDLTHLTGYFQGPPGTPYEKGVFKVDIVIPNEYPFKPPVMKFITKIYHPNISSVTGAICLDTLKDAWTPILTLKSSLISLQSLLQSPEPNDPQDAEVAKHYITNKKGFEETAAYWTKLYASDEKSVGKTEISDAALYGIDEDIVSQFENMGFERSTSIAVLRRMGVKSFDGVNNRSEMENKILEELLKETNQ
- a CDS encoding mitochondrial 37S ribosomal protein bS21m, with amino-acid sequence MRQTQLIRRLRSQRLTEVSLSRRNVHSSSRRMDIFDELKEPKNEAPAKKNASTVFDIDELIANSPDLQQGQMFGSNYDKYAFGNTVKHPRDVAKELNVTGVAAGRTVDVKYGNVSAALSQLTKLVRVEKIPQMKQQQKRHLRPALLHDLKHRQWWRSNFSLRFSNLLTEILDAKRRGY